A region of the Salvia splendens isolate huo1 chromosome 11, SspV2, whole genome shotgun sequence genome:
AGAAAAGCTTCCTCTTGTTAGTAGCTCAGTTGCAGAAGAAGGCAAGCATAAAATCCTAATGAAGTCACCATGGGAGTTCCTCCAGAAGCCAATCGGATCAGCTGGCGTGATCAGCCTGCTTTCTTCCCAGGACTCATTACTAGACGAACTAGGCGAACTGGGCGTGGAGTACGTCCAAGTAAGCGCATACCTTGTCATCTTTGCATCACAAGTGTTTACTCTCTCCCCTCCCATGATTGAAGAATGTCCTTGCATCTTGTCCTGCAGGTCCGCAAGATCAACCAAGAACACGAGAGCAACCACGCCCTAGCCGGCCTTGTTGATTCGTGCAAAGCAAAAGTGGGGCTGCGGGTCTTCAAAGACATGACATCTGAAGAGAATTTAGATGTGATGCTGTCCATGGGCTTCTTGAGGAAGTTGGTGAAACAGGTAAACAAACTGCAGTTTGAAGGCGTTGAGAGCTCCAATTCATATGTGGAGAAGGTTGAGAAAGATTGGGTTGATGTTGCACCAACAGCTCCCAATTCTTATGAGTTTCGCTCTTCAATATATTGGTGCTTGGATGCTGCTActaaaaacaaaatttgtgtCTTGTATCCATCTTGATTACTAGTTTTGTAATAGCAGTTACAACAGTTTGGGGGATTTTATCCAAAATGTATAAAGGTCTTGGTTGCGTAGTGACCCATTAGTACATTTATCTAGTTGGAAAACTATATTTAACCATCTAAATACGCTTAgatagaaacaaaaaaaaaagttaattatcAGTCCAAAATTAcagtagtttttttttgtttttttttaaatttctggTTGATCTCATAattctaaaaattgaaatttaaaatgatactgcagtaattgaaatttaaaatgacAATGACTTTATGCCATAtaagttttgattttgtttgaCTATTGTGTCACAATTGGaaaaatgttttcatttaaatgaTTATGAACTcacattaaaatgaaaattctaTCTCTATCTTCCACAACTTCTCTCAGGTACGATCCTTTCGTGTCTGCTTCTCTGCTTCAGGAAGATTCTACAACTTAGCAGGGACATTCAAATGCATTTTTTATTGTACAGAAGCTGAAACTAGAAGTTATATACAGGAGATAAGTTTCTACACATTCATCAAACTCAGGCAGGATCTGATGCATACATCCAGTTGCAACGGGACGAGCAATGACAGCTCGATATTTAAACATCTCTTAACTCCTTAAATCATGTTATCATGGCATTCTGTATAAGAATCAACAAGAAAGGAAATTTTTGGTGCCATTAACTCAACCATTAGACCAAAAGGTGAAATATACATAATCATATGGTACAAACTGGTTTGTGTAACAAACTGTGAATCAGAAAACACAAAGGATACGGAGCTTTTGGAGGGATTTTACCTTTGACTAGTTACCAGACCCCGAAAACACTTCAAACAATCCACAGCAACTCTTCCACGATGTCTTCTGAAACGGCTGCAGAAAAGTAGAAATAAAGTACTTCATTATAACATAAATTGTTTCAAGAATACTTGAAAGTTCGAAGGTTCAGGCACGACACACACCTGAGTAACTAGAGATTCTTTAACGCGTTTTTCTCCATCGTTTAAATCAACTCTAGGAGATGTTGATCTATTATCATTTTCTTGTGTAACGCATTTGCATTCCTTTGGATCAGATGTTTTTGGAGTGCTCTCAGCAGATCCAACACCTGCTTCTTCCATGGATGTGCAAGTGCTTTCTTCGACAGTGCCATGGTTTTTCCCCTCATTTCCCTCGAGTGTAGACTCAAAAACACCAGGAGCCACTGAGATGGCAGCTTGAGAATCATAAACAGGCTCAACTACCTTTCCAGACAAAGAATCATCCATTGCCAATGATGATTCCCCGTAAGCAATGCTAGACTCAGCTTGCCCTTTCTTGATTCCACAGCTCTCATCATCTGAGCTGCTGCCACAGCTCGCGGATGAGGATGAGCCTCCATCATACGGCTTCCTGTTTGACTCATTTTGGGCAACGATGCCATGCTTTACACCCGATTCATCCTCAATCCTGATCTCCTTCTCTGCCTCCCCATTGTCAACTATTGATCCTTCCATGGAAGAAGCACCTCCGGCCTCTGCTTCGCCAGTAGGCTTCTCGTGGTCCTCGGATGTAGGGGACCTTAGCTCGCCAACGTTGCTCCCATCTCCATCGTCTTGCTTCACATCGTCATCCCCTGccatttaatttgaaaaaacaGTTCAACTCAAAATCAAGGATAAACGCAACACACACATGATCTTAAACTAATTGCTTTATTCTTACTTTGTGAGTTCCgtaggaaattacaaatcatgAGAGGGGAAAAGGGGAAAAGATATCATTTTTCCACTCAACAATCCTTGGAATTCAGCCTTTCACCAATCATCAGAAACCTCCCAAACAAAGCTTAGCAACTACGCTAGGAATCCACTTCAAATCATTGCACAAGGCACAAACACAAGGAACATTAAACAGATAGCTGATGTATTAATGATGCTTAATCAAACTCAACTTTCAAGAATATAGTATATCTTACAAAAAATTGCAAGAATCACAAAAAAAACAAGATACGACCACAATAAGAAACCATTGAAACGACACAATGCTTTGCACACATTAGATTAATAAAGAGCCAATTTTTAAAAGATTTTCACGCAGTAAAAGCAAAGAGTCACAAACCATGAGTGTGAGTAGGAGCAGAATCAGAGTGATTGTTGGAATGAATTTgatattccttcttcttcttggaagATTTTCGCTTCTTCGCACCTGATGGCATGATGACCGGATTAGTTGAAATCTACCAGCcgaatatctctctctctctctctaaattgaAACTATAATTTCCAAGTACAGCTTTGCTGGCGCTGTGTGTTGCTATGGTTTTGATTTGTGAAGGTTGAATAATGATGACAGTAGATAAGACAAGGTTGGAGAGAGACTGGTGAGCTTAAGGGCATCAGTAACCCGTCCCCGTTTCCTGcctcaagtcccctccacgtcatcattcctctacagttgcccAGGCCCCAattgctgtaaccctgcaggccgcaactcgggccgcaactaataaatgacactattcacaactccaacctatttaactcgaaaacgcaattcgttgaacaattgaaacatgaaaaatgcattgttcattcgaaattaacattacattactagacgaagcaaatttaaattacaagaaacccgggccacgactactacttcttcatttgggcgcgaaggtaggcgatcatctcacggtgcaactcgagctcctcgtccgacatcttcgatgtatccctcgctgtcaactccgtcagctggctcatccgccatgtaatattCATCTCCGACAAAATGGATTTATAgacatcgaattaaaaaaaaatggatttgTGGCCTGGCCccgcccgtcaccgtgcaacgctgggccgggactcgcgccTTGTGGCtcgtcaccgtgcaacgccgtcccgggccgggacgcgggacgctagccaggccgggaacgcggccccgggagcggcctgggccgtgactctcctccgtgcaacgctcgggacgggccgggactcgcgagatgcggcccggccccttgcgttacGCATGCTCTTACAATCCAGCGGAGGCTATGAAATTGGGCTGCTgtccatttaattaaaataaataattgaaggaATTACACATGTCATAATTTAAAAGGTTCAGGGATCTGGTGAATAAGATTGGTGTTGGATCTTGATTGTAAAAATTCAGTTTCACAAAAAGATTAGTACATACCACAACTTCACAAGATACCTCCTCCtagtaaaatgaattaaattagcAAAAGGAAATGGGTTTATTGTTTTGGTGTGttgtactactactaataaatttcctattttgtgtagtactactattaaacaAATGCATTTCACTTTGTAAATATTTGAATCTAATATACTCCtatacataattttaaaatgaatataaacaCGGAGTAGGGCATTTTGATCTTGAAAATAAATGGCGGAAAATTGGGAAACGTCAAGAAAATGATAGCGTTGAATGGTGGGTTAAATGAAGAGGAGGGGAGGGGCAAGAGGTGGGGACAATGCCATGTAAATATTTACTACTCCATAGTACACGAATTACAGTTAATGACATTAATGAAACCATCAAAATCTCATCACTACCCCAAGATAGAGGGAGGGACAACTATTGTGCTCAATATTAGAGCCCATACACGAAAAATTATTTAGAATGAGTTATGCACGAGAATTTTAATGAAACAAATGGGTTTTATTGTTAATTCATATCATCTTTGTCTGTTTTGGAATATCgtgttttgatctatgcaaaactagatcttaatacaaaaatgcataATAAAATCACACATAGGATAATTTTTAGGTtattgttaatttatttttaggtcattttaataaaatgacataaaactgattaATAATGATCATTcatatttttggttaattattaacCATTAAATCACCTTATTCTATGGCCAAGATTTGGTAATGCAATATTTTGATAAAATGTTTATCTATCAATATTCAAGAGTCAATGAAATTGCGCTATATTAACCCTTGCCTAGCCACGAAAGTGAGTCATGTTCATCGCATGATCTTCctataactaaataaataaatattttaacacCGTTGTTCCAAAGACACCCAAATGTAAATTGAAGAGCTCATAAGTTGAAGATGATTCCTCTATAACGAAATTGAAGATGTACCAACGAGATTTAAAGTGTGCTTCATTGAAAAAAATGGACAGCGTCTCAATGCAATGCGTCATATAGAAACAATGCAAAGACTATTGCATCACCGTGATAAAGCCCAAAGCTTAAGTGAAACTTGAAATTCGATGCACAAATAATGCAAAAATTCAAAGCTTacatagtgatttttttttattttaaaaaatgtgtgaattaaatcaTGATATTTCATAAATAGAAATTAGTCACAGCAAATTCGATTGAAAAGAAGTGATTGGAACTTAAACACATAAGAGCaaagaaaattagaaattttTATGGAAACGAAGCACCTGAGTACTATGCAATTCGTGCGACCATAGTTCTATCAATGCTATTTGGATTGTCAGTGTCATTGCAATTAAGCGAAGATCTGAATACTGAAGAACGCCGAGTTCGATGCGCCTGTGTTTTTTTTACCGAACTACTCAAAATCACTGCATTGCGAGATTCACGCACGCGGCACACAGTGGGGAAGCGGCATCAACGGATCCTTTCATGAAACAAGCCAGTAAGCTCAGAGAACAAGCCGCCAAGCAGCACCAGGTTTTCGACCGATTGAATTTTTGCATCTCATTTTTGGACTTCAGTTTTAAAAATGTTCACTGATAAGTGATAACCGTTGATGAGTTAATTAGCTTGATTGTGAACTTTCTCTTTCAAATTGTAGGCTGTGGTAAAGCAGCTCGGTGGCAGTGGCTATGGAAGTTCGGAGGTTATGGTTATTGTTGAGGATGAGATGCAGATGCATCATCAATTGGAGAAATTGCACAGATGTACTCGATCCGGAAGGGTAATTATTTTGCCATTGCTGGACTATGCATTGGAGTTATTAGCTTTTCCTTAATTGTAATAATTTTCGTGTGGAATCGAGGAACATCCATTATGCTGTTGTATACATATCAGATATACAAGATGATTATTGAAGTACATGTTTTAAGCATCAATAGGTAACTTGCTGGTGTGCTATGGAGTGTGTAATGTCATTGATGTAAAATTCTGTTTCTTTCTAACCATAGTGATTGAGTTTATCATATAGCTTCTGTCTTTTGCCTGTGCTTATTCTTTATGATTCCAGATTTTCAGTTTCAGAGTGCTTATTGAGAAAACTGATTTCAACTCATTTATAAGATCGTTATGTATTAGAAAGAAGGGTTTAACTCTTAAAATTCTCGAGATACTATTCTAGATTTTTATCTCTATTCTGATATCATGCTTTCTGGAACATGATAACTTATGAGGGTTCTGTAAAGACTTCCTAGCTAAATTTATAAGTTTAGTACAGTATTTTTCATCTAATATCTACTCCCTTTTACCCCTCCTTACCTGAGTAAAGTGTCATTGGTGTTTCCTTTCCCATGTAGTATGTTATATCGTTATTTCATTATTCATTGTTGAGTCAAGGACCATTGGGTTTAGGACATTTTAGTTTTGTCAAGTTCTTGTGAATATGTTTGTAATGCCAACCTGCAGTCAAAGTAAAGCTTAATGCAGTTAAAGACATGCATATGATTTAGTTTGGAGTTTAATTGGATCTGGACCTTCAATAACTACTTGAAGAGTAATCTTATTTTCTTGTCACGGCCATGTCTAGAACAATCATGCTTTTCCTTTTGCAAAAGAGTTATCTTACTTTCGCTGCTCTAGGCTATAAAAATATAGAAGCTGGTAAGTGTATATTGTTCTTCCATATGCCACACGGTTCCTTACAATTTTGCTTATTTGCTATGTGGTTTAAGTTTGATTCTGGTTATTACAAAAATTTTCAGTCATCAGTTATAACCGATATAAAtaacatataaataaaatattattcgtTTATTATTTCAAAAGTGCACATATAGCTCAGTGGATTGGACATGTGCCTTCTAAATGCATAATTTCCTGttccaataactttttttttcgcTTTCTCTACCTCTTTCTCTGCTCACAAAGAAGCTCCAAGTGACGGAGCATTTGAATTTAAGGACTTGATTGCTGATGATTTTCAGATATGGTTCATTTCCAATTTGAAGAATACATATGTATTCTAATTGTGAAAACGTACATAATTTTCTAACTCTAATCATgtgcaaatataaaaaaatatttaattctccaactctaataatgtacaaattTACCCTGTTCTTCATCACACGTTTCTTATCTATATTTCCATATCTATTAACTGTACATTTACTTTGTTCTTCATCACACATTCCTTATCTATATTTCCTATCATGTATCAttctttccctttttttttccaTATATGATCATTGGTTAAACAATCAGAGCTTGGAACTGTTGCAATGGCAGAGGCAGTGGTGTCGATTGCTCTTGAAACCATCCGTGATTTGCTATTGGAAGAGGGAAGGTTTTTAGTTGGCGTGGCCGATCAAGTGAAGGAGCTCGAGTGGCAGCTCAAAGAGATGAAGTGTTTCCTCAAAGACGCTGACAAAAGACGACATGAGAGTAGTATGGTCTTCAATTGGATCTCCGAGATCAGAGATCTCGTCTACAGATCTGAATTCGCCATTGAAAGACACGCAGCTTATCAAGTTTATTCAAGGAGAAGAGGCCTCAGGCAGTTTGTCCGCAAATATTCCTGCATTTTGGAAGATTGCAACTCACTCCACCAATTAGGCTCTGAGATTTCACAAATTACATCAAATATCGAGAGGATAAGCAAGTCTATGCAAGAAATCGGCATAAAAAGAAGCATAATCATCAATCCAAATGGAGAGGGGGAAAGCTTGGCTCGAAACAACATATCAAGGAAGACTTTCCCCGATTTGGAGATGGGAGATTTCTTCCTAGGCATGGAGGATGAGGTGGAGCAGCTTGTTCATTACCTAGGGAAAGACACGGAGGATCGGATTGTATCAGTTTGGGGAATGGGAGGGTCAGGCAAGACCGCCATTGGAAAGAAGCTCTACAACGAGATGACCGACTTTGATCTCTCGGCATGGGTTTGCATTACTCAGCAATGTCAGAGTCGATCTGTTTGGGAGGATGTTCTGAGGCAACTAGAGAAGAAGAGGAGAGTTTCAAGTCTGAGCCATGAGCCACGAATAAGGGAGGAGGTTTCAAGTCTGAGCGATTCAGAGTTGTATGATAGACTATGTGAGATACAAAGAGAGAAGCGATGTCTCATAGTTTTGGATGATGTTTGGGAGCTTTCTCACTGGGATGAGTTGAAGCATCCATTCATAGTCCAAAATTTGCAGAGCAAAATATTGGTGACAACACGGAAACAGAAGGTTGCAGAGATTGGATTGGCAGTGGAACATGGGCTTTTACATATGGATGCTGCTTTGGAACTACTAAAAAACAAAGCATTTCAGCATGGAAACATTCCAGGTCagttttatactactattattcttGTCATGCTAAATAACATGGGATGGATTGTTCACTACCCCTATGTCAAGATTCTttaatatcaatgtcaacataggtataataaaacaaaacaaaaaaatgtttGCACATTTATCATGTAaagttaattattttctattttctagtataaaatatctcaaaactttaaattctaAAGAAAGCACAATTCATTAATGGCTTTAGGTGTATATATATCTTGCCAAGATAGTCACaccttttttttcctatttgtgTCATAACAAAATTCTTATGTAGCaggaaaatttattttaaataaattcaattcACTTGCTTCTCCTTATTGTCAAAATTGCGATTAAGTATTAAGTTAAAATGAGTAAGACCACCTAGCCCTACATAAATACCAATTTTGGATACAAAAAATTTAGGATTTACATGTGTGACTGAATTGAGTGAAAATAGTGAATGCAGAGTATTTGTGTGACTGCACTTATAGACTTACAGTTACAATCATCTTAGTTGTATGACTATATTAGTTTATTTTTGAAGTGCTTATAAGCTACTGGAGCTTACTTTATAGTTTATAGATTGTTTATAAGATTATTTCACCAAATACTTTGAAAGAATTTTTAAGGTCTTACACAATTTGTAACTTGCTTTAAAAACTTAATAACACCTTCTTAGTCTATTGCACTATTCAATTGATCATCATTTATTATCAATTCAAAATGCAGACTTTGCATCGGAAGAAAGATTAAAGAAAATTGGGAAAGAAATGGTGCATAAATGTGGCTACCTGCCTTTGGCGATTTCTTTACTCGGTGGGGTCTTGAGAAAGAAAAATTCAATTATTGAGTGGGAATTAGTAAATGAGAATATCAAAGAAGCCATATACAGTGATGAAAAGCAGATTGATGGAGTGCTAAACTTAAGCTATGAAAGTCTACCCTATTATTTGAAGCCCTGCTTTCTCTATATGGGTATATTCAACGAGGACCAAACCATACATGCTATGCATCTATATACGATGTGGATAGCACAAGGCATGATTTCATATAAGAATATTGGAGACAAGGAGAAAACTTTAATTGACATTGCTGAGCTGTACTTAAGTGAGCTGGCCTCTAGGTCCATTGTTCAAGTTGAATTCCAGTTAGCTTATGATGTCGCCAATAGAACTAGAAAATATCATTCATGCAAACTTCATGATGTAGTACGAGAACTATGCTTGAAATTGGGGAAAATAGAGGATTTTGGTGTGCAGAGTTTGGAGTATCAAGGTGGGAAACTTAGTACCTTACTACGGGAAGCTTCCTCACATATGAAAATCC
Encoded here:
- the LOC121756289 gene encoding uncharacterized protein LOC121756289 isoform X2 yields the protein MICNFLRNSQRDDDVKQDDGDGSNVGELRSPTSEDHEKPTGEAEAGGASSMEGSIVDNGEAEKEIRIEDESGVKHGIVAQNESNRKPYDGGSSSSASCGSSSDDESCGIKKGQAESSIAYGESSLAMDDSLSGKVVEPVYDSQAAISVAPGVFESTLEGNEGKNHGTVEESTCTSMEEAGVGSAESTPKTSDPKECKCVTQENDNRSTSPRVDLNDGEKRVKESLVTQPFQKTSWKSCCGLFEVFSGSGN
- the LOC121756289 gene encoding uncharacterized protein LOC121756289 isoform X1; the encoded protein is MPSGAKKRKSSKKKKEYQIHSNNHSDSAPTHTHGDDDVKQDDGDGSNVGELRSPTSEDHEKPTGEAEAGGASSMEGSIVDNGEAEKEIRIEDESGVKHGIVAQNESNRKPYDGGSSSSASCGSSSDDESCGIKKGQAESSIAYGESSLAMDDSLSGKVVEPVYDSQAAISVAPGVFESTLEGNEGKNHGTVEESTCTSMEEAGVGSAESTPKTSDPKECKCVTQENDNRSTSPRVDLNDGEKRVKESLVTQPFQKTSWKSCCGLFEVFSGSGN
- the LOC121755510 gene encoding putative disease resistance protein At1g50180 isoform X1 gives rise to the protein MYSIRKELGTVAMAEAVVSIALETIRDLLLEEGRFLVGVADQVKELEWQLKEMKCFLKDADKRRHESSMVFNWISEIRDLVYRSEFAIERHAAYQVYSRRRGLRQFVRKYSCILEDCNSLHQLGSEISQITSNIERISKSMQEIGIKRSIIINPNGEGESLARNNISRKTFPDLEMGDFFLGMEDEVEQLVHYLGKDTEDRIVSVWGMGGSGKTAIGKKLYNEMTDFDLSAWVCITQQCQSRSVWEDVLRQLEKKRRVSSLSHEPRIREEVSSLSDSELYDRLCEIQREKRCLIVLDDVWELSHWDELKHPFIVQNLQSKILVTTRKQKVAEIGLAVEHGLLHMDAALELLKNKAFQHGNIPDFASEERLKKIGKEMVHKCGYLPLAISLLGGVLRKKNSIIEWELVNENIKEAIYSDEKQIDGVLNLSYESLPYYLKPCFLYMGIFNEDQTIHAMHLYTMWIAQGMISYKNIGDKEKTLIDIAELYLSELASRSIVQVEFQLAYDVANRTRKYHSCKLHDVVRELCLKLGKIEDFGVQSLEYQGGKLSTLLREASSHMKIQHLAIHFRSEVEHELTVAFGEDTSKHIRSLQISNLIKSNIIEFPPQSIVDFQKLKLLRDLVIKRFRFSGGKFPRGITNLVHLRCLRLEECELDKLPSSIRNLVYMDTLDLRSSMDVEVPNVFKEMLRLKHLIFPFYGNEKVGKYRVRLDEAFDGLETLLHIDSRYHEFKCMDRMKNLQRFAARIHDKESLSAIMNAITNWNKIVVCRVYIEGSCDLKGEQMLEKALTCPNLHDLGISSKLGKALAECGSDVMSSKLRLLDLFGSKIEDDPMGILGKLPFLIRLRLYYESFVGEKMRCTANSFLRLKRLTLRGLPKLREWRVQSGAMPLLSKVKIADCSCLEMVPEGLSGISTLQKLVIKRMPKLRKRVMPSGHDFHKILHVSSIIIED
- the LOC121755510 gene encoding putative disease resistance protein At1g50180 isoform X2; translated protein: MYSIRKEAVVSIALETIRDLLLEEGRFLVGVADQVKELEWQLKEMKCFLKDADKRRHESSMVFNWISEIRDLVYRSEFAIERHAAYQVYSRRRGLRQFVRKYSCILEDCNSLHQLGSEISQITSNIERISKSMQEIGIKRSIIINPNGEGESLARNNISRKTFPDLEMGDFFLGMEDEVEQLVHYLGKDTEDRIVSVWGMGGSGKTAIGKKLYNEMTDFDLSAWVCITQQCQSRSVWEDVLRQLEKKRRVSSLSHEPRIREEVSSLSDSELYDRLCEIQREKRCLIVLDDVWELSHWDELKHPFIVQNLQSKILVTTRKQKVAEIGLAVEHGLLHMDAALELLKNKAFQHGNIPDFASEERLKKIGKEMVHKCGYLPLAISLLGGVLRKKNSIIEWELVNENIKEAIYSDEKQIDGVLNLSYESLPYYLKPCFLYMGIFNEDQTIHAMHLYTMWIAQGMISYKNIGDKEKTLIDIAELYLSELASRSIVQVEFQLAYDVANRTRKYHSCKLHDVVRELCLKLGKIEDFGVQSLEYQGGKLSTLLREASSHMKIQHLAIHFRSEVEHELTVAFGEDTSKHIRSLQISNLIKSNIIEFPPQSIVDFQKLKLLRDLVIKRFRFSGGKFPRGITNLVHLRCLRLEECELDKLPSSIRNLVYMDTLDLRSSMDVEVPNVFKEMLRLKHLIFPFYGNEKVGKYRVRLDEAFDGLETLLHIDSRYHEFKCMDRMKNLQRFAARIHDKESLSAIMNAITNWNKIVVCRVYIEGSCDLKGEQMLEKALTCPNLHDLGISSKLGKALAECGSDVMSSKLRLLDLFGSKIEDDPMGILGKLPFLIRLRLYYESFVGEKMRCTANSFLRLKRLTLRGLPKLREWRVQSGAMPLLSKVKIADCSCLEMVPEGLSGISTLQKLVIKRMPKLRKRVMPSGHDFHKILHVSSIIIED